One Citrus sinensis cultivar Valencia sweet orange chromosome 5, DVS_A1.0, whole genome shotgun sequence genomic window, TGAAAATACTATTGGATTACAATCCCCAGTAGCCGTGGATCctgggttttgatttttcttgtttccaagcgaaaattaaaacattttagcATATCATcttacccccccccccccccaaaaaaaaaacgctGGATTTATGGGTAATTTGCTTTTGTTATGCTCATCTAAAAATCTCTTGAATACAACATAAACATCAGAGCATTGAAATAATTGCATTTACCTGCCATATTCAGGCCTAACCTCAATACCTTGGAAAATAATAGTGCCACGCTTAGATAAGGGTTCTGGTTCGGACAGCCTACAAACTACTGTTCCTTCATCTCCATTTTCAATAGAGAACTCACCCATCTTAATCTCTATCCACCTATTTCCTCGGTCTTGAGATAGTTGAGGATCAAGAAACTCTCTACGCTTTTTGCCATTATGGCTTCCCTCAAAATAGACTTCAAAATCTATAGGACTAGTTTCAGGCCCTTCTCTGAATTCCGCAAACTTGAACACAAAGTAAGCGGCATAATTGGTTTTGGGTGAAAAAATTGTTGTACCAAATCTTGCTTCGATTTCTAAACTCGACATAAGCTTAAGTTCAATCACTTCAGGAAACCTAGATCCAGCTGATGAAGGAATCATTTCGCAATCTCGGTGTGAAATTCccgaattttcataaatccaTTTTGCACCAGCCATGTAACATTTTTTACCACTCTCTTGCTCTAGCCCAAAGCTCGCGGTATTATTGTCGAAGAGGATGGGGTTGCGACAtagatgaaaataaagatccttcttcttcttgtcgATCAAAGATGAGTTCGAAATGAACCCTTCGTAATCGGACGGCAAAAACTTCTCCCATACGGAATCTGAATCCGCAGCCGATCTGAAGGCGGGACATACCAGTGCCAACCTACTTGCAGCGCGAGGTGTCGTAAGAGAAATGATGAGCGAAATGCACTTTGCAGGTAGCTGCACAAATGTAAGACAATGTACTGAATTTATCTCAAAATACAACACAAAGAGCACTACAACAGTGTCCGAAAATTATACCCGACTGgacaaaatcaaaaataattttcaagcaaaatattttttttttctatcccAAACTTTGATCCTAAATGATGTAGTATTTGTTTGGATAGTGAGatattataactaatttaCTTGGGACCTATAAGATTTATCAACTATTTTGATGAATCATACATCACATGCCCAattatttttggataaaattttgggatatTTATTACTACTAACCAATCTGAAAatcaaaaatagatttaatcATAGTggtaaaaatttgtaaatgacATGTATCTAATATCAATAATAGAAAGAGCTCAAATTCGTACATCTTcgagttttttcttttgataagTAAGAATCGAACCACTCTCACCAATCACCTCAGAACCTAGGAACCAAAAAggagaataagaaaaatgggttaaacagaaaaaaaagaaaaaattgaaatatcaagatatataaattaaagcagTAATATTGTGCTTATTCACTTTGGATGCTCAATTGAGACACTTACTGATATAGTAGTAGgttaataattgataataaaattaattaataccgtatacataatattaaataattggtgACACATCAATAGATATCCTAACTAAGTATTCAAATTCAGTGGAAGCAAAGACTTAGTTCATATAGTAAGAGCATTGTCTTCTTAGGGCCAAGTACTAAGTTCGAGCCTTAGTAGGGGAAATGAGGTGAAATACAGTGATcctcacccaaaaaaaaaaaaaaaaaagttacccTAACTAAGCACGGTATTATACAAACTCTTTCAAAATCGAAGCTAGATTTTTTTCCTACTTTTTGTTCCGTCAAGTAGCATCACTCTGAATTAAATCAGCATACATATTAgtttgtgatttaatttttcattcttacatatatggatatttttattatattttctagtGAAGGTGCTGACATTATGTTTAACTTaggattaaaataaattaaaaaataaacctgCATAGTGAGAAAACATGAGATTagttatgaaagaaaaatatatatattgaccTGGCCAAATGTATTCTTTTCGCTTAAGCCTTTGCCGTCCTGGCTTAGTTTTCTGGCCGTAAGAGCTCAtctaagaagaagaaaatagaaaaaaaaaaaaaaaagattaaaacaaaaagacaaaaagattaaaaaaaaaagacagattttgaaatgaatatttgtttcttttccaaGTTTATTGAACTGGCAAaatgattgttttttttttcggtgtctaatcagaaataaaataatcgaaaaaattaaataaatcccAGTGCcgaaaaagtgaaaaatgacACGTATGCATATAATGTCGTATGGAAAAGAGGTCACGTCCCTACATTGTTGGTCCCAGAATCCACAGGAACCGAATCTTGAACATCGTCAACAATCACCTCAGAGCCTAGAAACCGAAAAGGAGACCGCATGAGTAAAAACAGAAGGACCAAGACAAATTTTGGTTGATTACAGCCTTCGTGCACGTCTCCATTCACAAACAGCTAACtcagaatttaattattaattactttaattagAAGTTGAAATCATTAatggtatttttttaaatggtttttaattaatattctttaactGACTGCatgagtttaaattttaaaagaagtatagactaaaaataaattttatctttatccACCCTtaccttttaaaaataataataataacaaaagaatCAGTAAAGGTAGTTTGGTCTCTTTCTAAACTCACTAAAATTCTCAGTCACTTTTTTTCACTCAAAGTAGCATTTGTCATCATAAtccattaaataaatatacataagagtttgtgatttttttatcaCTATTAAAAAACACTTAGCTACTACTTAATTAAGTCTgcattaaagtaaaatgatgGCAGAACtctatatacacacacatacatacacacacacaaaataataaattcaaatattagaccataataaaatgaaactaaGAATGGGAAAAGATATGATTAATtagaaaagggaaaacaaaaaagaaaggaaataataaaaggaaaaaaaacgaATTGACCTGGCCAAATGTTTCCGTTTCGCTGAAGCCTTTGTCGTCGTGGCCTAATTTCTTGGTTGATAGAGCTTGTCTAAGAACAAAAGagtttaaaagaataaaaaaaatgacatgagCTTGGAGGTAATCAGATCCTTTTGCAATTGATGTAAGATATATTACAATGTAACCTAGCATATTTAactatcaaaattatattttttaggaCCTAATAGGAGAAATGGATAGTTATATCCAAGGTTTTGGAAATAAACATGTAGATGCTCACGCTTTTAGAAAAGAACactaagttatttttttaccaTAATACTCTTTGAATATAGTTGAcgaataatattaaaatatttgtagtatctaaaataattttgaatatataaaagtattatatttattgaataatatatttgtatttattacagacattttatataaatctttggattaaatatattttacaattagtAAAATATCTTACTTACTAATGGTGCTTAAATTATTAGGGACATTTTTCTACCAAAAGTTTTCTGGCATACCAAGTCAGCATTAAGGATTCGTGAAAACTGCATTTTACCACTTAATATTTATGCGGTTATTACTGTACCactatttcattaaaaaataagtaaatatttaactgaatataagttaaaattcaattttgtccCTAGAGTGTAAAAGACAATCTTgtcctttgaaaaaaaaaataacaaacccGAGTTGTGTTGTTTGGCTGCGTAGCTGTTTGATGGTATTTATGGTCATTAAGGCGGCGGTTCATGGTGTTGATTGCTGGGTTATGATGGCCAGTGTTTTCTAGTGGTGATGATCGAGGAAAAGAAGATGGATGGTTGCGGCAGCTGAGGCGGGTAGGACTTTAATGTGtttctgattttatttttttttcccccttttttctcttcttcttcatttctcCGGCTTCTctgtttcttcttcatctttaaatttctctcatttttccttttctttttctttccctcttcgtttattcttctttttttttccataactttttccccctttttctcttcttcttcgtttCTTCTGCTTTTCCATTTCTCCTTCATCTTCAGATTCTCAACTAAGAACTCCCTTCTTCAAATTCTCAGAGCATTTGCCTTTCTTCCTCTCTTCACTCTCAATTTCTTCAAATTgccatttaattttcatttcgggttaggatttttttaatttttttattatttagcagtttatttcataattgagAACGATGCATATTggttttaatgaaaaattccTTAAAGCCCTTATGACATCAGcaaatttttaactatatTAACATTTTGGTGGTTAAAGGATTATAGCCTAAACATTAGGTAGTAAAATACAACTTTTAAGAAATCTTGATACTTACGTGATATATGAGAAAACTTCcaatggaaaaattaaaatatcccaattattattttacataatatttaaaataatttagattttaatatatttgtttaaacattatgtttctatttagtataaaattttattttgatataataaaaaatgtctAATAGAttgttaagtattaaaatattttttaatattaaagttattttaaaatgtatttattattacatttattttaaaattatatttttatttagtcaatattttttgagttaataaaaataaaaaatattatgatataaaaaaatatcttggGATTAGAAAATTTGGggtctatttaattatttctccGACCTTAGGGATGTAAGTGTTCTTTTTCCTacctaataatttaaaataaaaataaatttaatcctgGATCTACCTCGTCGCCAATCACTTCAAAGCCT contains:
- the LOC102626181 gene encoding putative F-box protein PP2-B12 isoform X10, giving the protein MEKLIKQIMNQIREESKEIEEPFQQSPPLNTRPRRQRLQRNGQIWPGYEVIGEKTNLGRQRLQRKEKIWPGSEEVIGDGCHVSIGTETKKKLQDIRGNNPYPGSKVKDKAKEIVDDNKEIVANSISEGFEVIGDETSSINQEIRPRRQRLQRNGNIWPGSEVIVDDVQDSVPVDSGTNNMSSYGQKTKPGRQRLKRKEYIWPGSEVIGESGSILTYQKKKLEDLPAKCISLIISLTTPRAASRLALVCPAFRSAADSDSVWEKFLPSDYEGFISNSSLIDKKKKDLYFHLCRNPILFDNNTASFGLEQESGKKCYMAGAKWIYENSGISHRDCEMIPSSAGSRFPEVIELKLMSSLEIEARFGTTIFSPKTNYAAYFVFKFAEFREGPETSPIDFEVYFEGSHNGKKRREFLDPQLSQDRGNRWIEIKMGEFSIENGDEGTVVCRLSEPEPLSKRGTIIFQGIEVRPEYGR
- the LOC102626181 gene encoding putative F-box protein PP2-B12 isoform X23 → MEKLIKQIMNQIREESKEIEEPFQQSPPLINSYNQNTRPRRQRLQRNGQIWPGYEVIGEIRGNNPYPGSKVKDKAKEIVDDNKEIVTNSISEGFEVIGDETSSINQEIRPRRQRLQRNGNIWPGSEVIVDDVQDSVPVDSGTNNMSSYGQKTKPGRQRLKRKEYIWPGSEVIGESGSILTYQKKKLEDLPAKCISLIISLTTPRAASRLALVCPAFRSAADSDSVWEKFLPSDYEGFISNSSLIDKKKKDLYFHLCRNPILFDNNTASFGLEQESGKKCYMAGAKWIYENSGISHRDCEMIPSSAGSRFPEVIELKLMSSLEIEARFGTTIFSPKTNYAAYFVFKFAEFREGPETSPIDFEVYFEGSHNGKKRREFLDPQLSQDRGNRWIEIKMGEFSIENGDEGTVVCRLSEPEPLSKRGTIIFQGIEVRPEYGR
- the LOC102626181 gene encoding putative F-box protein PP2-B12 isoform X9 → MEKLIKQIMNQIREESKEIQEPFQQSPPLNTRPRRQRLQRNGQIWPGYEVIGEKTNLGRQRLQRKEKIWPGSEEVIGDGCHVSIGTETKKKLQDIRGNNPYPGSKVKDKAKEIVDDNKEIVANSISEGFEVIGDETSSINQEIRPRRQRLQRNGNIWPGSEVIVDDVQDSVPVDSGTNNMSSYGQKTKPGRQRLKRKEYIWPGSEVIGESGSILTYQKKKLEDLPAKCISLIISLTTPRAASRLALVCPAFRSAADSDSVWEKFLPSDYEGFISNSSLIDKKKKDLYFHLCRNPILFDNNTASFGLEQESGKKCYMAGAKWIYENSGISHRDCEMIPSSAGSRFPEVIELKLMSSLEIEARFGTTIFSPKTNYAAYFVFKFAEFREGPETSPIDFEVYFEGSHNGKKRREFLDPQLSQDRGNRWIEIKMGEFSIENGDEGTVVCRLSEPEPLSKRGTIIFQGIEVRPEYGR
- the LOC102626181 gene encoding putative F-box protein PP2-B12 isoform X1, which codes for MEKLIKQIMNQIREESKEIQEPFQQSPPLINSYNQNTRPRRQRLQRNGQIWPGYEVIGEKTNLGRQRLQRKEKIWPGSEEVIGDGCHVSIGTETKKKLQDIRGNNPYPGSKVKDKAKEIVDDNKEIVANSISEGFEVIGDETSSINQEIRPRRQRLQRNGNIWPGSEVIVDDVQDSVPVDSGTNNMSSYGQKTKPGRQRLKRKEYIWPGSEVIGESGSILTYQKKKLEDLPAKCISLIISLTTPRAASRLALVCPAFRSAADSDSVWEKFLPSDYEGFISNSSLIDKKKKDLYFHLCRNPILFDNNTASFGLEQESGKKCYMAGAKWIYENSGISHRDCEMIPSSAGSRFPEVIELKLMSSLEIEARFGTTIFSPKTNYAAYFVFKFAEFREGPETSPIDFEVYFEGSHNGKKRREFLDPQLSQDRGNRWIEIKMGEFSIENGDEGTVVCRLSEPEPLSKRGTIIFQGIEVRPEYGR
- the LOC102626181 gene encoding putative F-box protein PP2-B12 isoform X18; amino-acid sequence: MEKLIKQIMNQIREESKEIQEPFQQSPPLNTRPRRQRLQRNGQIWPGSEEVIGDGCHVSIGTETKKKLQDIRGNNPYPGSKVKDKAKEIVDDNKEIVANSISEGFEVIGDETSSINQEIRPRRQRLQRNGNIWPGSEVIVDDVQDSVPVDSGTNNMSSYGQKTKPGRQRLKRKEYIWPGSEVIGESGSILTYQKKKLEDLPAKCISLIISLTTPRAASRLALVCPAFRSAADSDSVWEKFLPSDYEGFISNSSLIDKKKKDLYFHLCRNPILFDNNTASFGLEQESGKKCYMAGAKWIYENSGISHRDCEMIPSSAGSRFPEVIELKLMSSLEIEARFGTTIFSPKTNYAAYFVFKFAEFREGPETSPIDFEVYFEGSHNGKKRREFLDPQLSQDRGNRWIEIKMGEFSIENGDEGTVVCRLSEPEPLSKRGTIIFQGIEVRPEYGR
- the LOC102626181 gene encoding putative F-box protein PP2-B12 isoform X20 encodes the protein MEKLIKQIMNQIREESKEIEEPFQQSPPLNTRPRRQRLQRNGQIWPGSEEVIGDGCHVSIRTETKKKLQDIRGNNPYPGSKVKDKAKEIVDDNKEIVANSISEGFEVIGDETSSINQEIRPRRQRLQRNGNIWPGSEVIVDDVQDSVPVDSGTNNMSSYGQKTKPGRQRLKRKEYIWPGSEVIGESGSILTYQKKKLEDLPAKCISLIISLTTPRAASRLALVCPAFRSAADSDSVWEKFLPSDYEGFISNSSLIDKKKKDLYFHLCRNPILFDNNTASFGLEQESGKKCYMAGAKWIYENSGISHRDCEMIPSSAGSRFPEVIELKLMSSLEIEARFGTTIFSPKTNYAAYFVFKFAEFREGPETSPIDFEVYFEGSHNGKKRREFLDPQLSQDRGNRWIEIKMGEFSIENGDEGTVVCRLSEPEPLSKRGTIIFQGIEVRPEYGR
- the LOC102626181 gene encoding putative F-box protein PP2-B12 isoform X15 translates to MEKLIKQIMNQIREESKEIQEPFQQSPPLINSYNQNTRPRRQRLQRNGQIWPGSEEVIGDGCHVSIGTETKKKLQDIRGNNPYPGSKVKDKAKEIVDDNKEIVANSISEGFEVIGDETSSINQEIRPRRQRLQRNGNIWPGSEVIVDDVQDSVPVDSGTNNMSSYGQKTKPGRQRLKRKEYIWPGSEVIGESGSILTYQKKKLEDLPAKCISLIISLTTPRAASRLALVCPAFRSAADSDSVWEKFLPSDYEGFISNSSLIDKKKKDLYFHLCRNPILFDNNTASFGLEQESGKKCYMAGAKWIYENSGISHRDCEMIPSSAGSRFPEVIELKLMSSLEIEARFGTTIFSPKTNYAAYFVFKFAEFREGPETSPIDFEVYFEGSHNGKKRREFLDPQLSQDRGNRWIEIKMGEFSIENGDEGTVVCRLSEPEPLSKRGTIIFQGIEVRPEYGR
- the LOC102626181 gene encoding putative F-box protein PP2-B12 isoform X24, which gives rise to MEKLIKQIMNQIREESKEIEEPFQQSPPLNTRPRRQRLQRNGQIWPGYEVIGEIRGNNPYPGSKVKDKAKEIVDDNKEIVANSISEGFEVIGDETSSINQEIRPRRQRLQRNGNIWPGSEVIVDDVQDSVPVDSGTNNMSSYGQKTKPGRQRLKRKEYIWPGSEVIGESGSILTYQKKKLEDLPAKCISLIISLTTPRAASRLALVCPAFRSAADSDSVWEKFLPSDYEGFISNSSLIDKKKKDLYFHLCRNPILFDNNTASFGLEQESGKKCYMAGAKWIYENSGISHRDCEMIPSSAGSRFPEVIELKLMSSLEIEARFGTTIFSPKTNYAAYFVFKFAEFREGPETSPIDFEVYFEGSHNGKKRREFLDPQLSQDRGNRWIEIKMGEFSIENGDEGTVVCRLSEPEPLSKRGTIIFQGIEVRPEYGR
- the LOC102626181 gene encoding putative F-box protein PP2-B12 isoform X7; the protein is MEKLIKQIMNQIREESKEIEEPFQQSPPLINSYNQNTRPRRQRLQRNGQIWPGYEVIGEKTNLGRQRLQRKEKIWPGSEEVIGDGCHVSIGTETKKKLQDIRGNNPYPGSKVKDKAKEIVDDNKEIVANSISEGFEVIGDETSSINQEIRPRRQRLQRNGNIWPGSEVIVDDVQDSVPVDSGTNNMSSYGQKTKPGRQRLKRKEYIWPGSEVIGESGSILTYQKKKLEDLPAKCISLIISLTTPRAASRLALVCPAFRSAADSDSVWEKFLPSDYEGFISNSSLIDKKKKDLYFHLCRNPILFDNNTASFGLEQESGKKCYMAGAKWIYENSGISHRDCEMIPSSAGSRFPEVIELKLMSSLEIEARFGTTIFSPKTNYAAYFVFKFAEFREGPETSPIDFEVYFEGSHNGKKRREFLDPQLSQDRGNRWIEIKMGEFSIENGDEGTVVCRLSEPEPLSKRGTIIFQGIEVRPEYGR
- the LOC102626181 gene encoding putative F-box protein PP2-B12 isoform X17, translating into MEKLIKQIMNQIREESKEIEEPFQQSPPLINSYNQNTRPRRQRLQRNGQIWPGSEEVIGDGCHVSIRTETKKKLQDIRGNNPYPGSKVKDKAKEIVDDNKEIVANSISEGFEVIGDETSSINQEIRPRRQRLQRNGNIWPGSEVIVDDVQDSVPVDSGTNNMSSYGQKTKPGRQRLKRKEYIWPGSEVIGESGSILTYQKKKLEDLPAKCISLIISLTTPRAASRLALVCPAFRSAADSDSVWEKFLPSDYEGFISNSSLIDKKKKDLYFHLCRNPILFDNNTASFGLEQESGKKCYMAGAKWIYENSGISHRDCEMIPSSAGSRFPEVIELKLMSSLEIEARFGTTIFSPKTNYAAYFVFKFAEFREGPETSPIDFEVYFEGSHNGKKRREFLDPQLSQDRGNRWIEIKMGEFSIENGDEGTVVCRLSEPEPLSKRGTIIFQGIEVRPEYGR
- the LOC102626181 gene encoding putative F-box protein PP2-B12 isoform X12, whose amino-acid sequence is MEKLIKQIMNQIREESKEIQEPFQQSPPLINSYNQNTRPRRQRLQRNGQIWPGYEVIGEKTNLGRQRLQRKEKIWPGSEEVIGDGCHVSIGTETKKKLQDIRGNNPYPGSKVKDKAKEIVDDNKTSSINQEIRPRRQRLQRNGNIWPGSEVIVDDVQDSVPVDSGTNNMSSYGQKTKPGRQRLKRKEYIWPGSEVIGESGSILTYQKKKLEDLPAKCISLIISLTTPRAASRLALVCPAFRSAADSDSVWEKFLPSDYEGFISNSSLIDKKKKDLYFHLCRNPILFDNNTASFGLEQESGKKCYMAGAKWIYENSGISHRDCEMIPSSAGSRFPEVIELKLMSSLEIEARFGTTIFSPKTNYAAYFVFKFAEFREGPETSPIDFEVYFEGSHNGKKRREFLDPQLSQDRGNRWIEIKMGEFSIENGDEGTVVCRLSEPEPLSKRGTIIFQGIEVRPEYGR
- the LOC102626181 gene encoding putative F-box protein PP2-B12 isoform X22, with protein sequence MEKLIKQIMNQIREESKEIEEPFQQSPPLINSYNQNTRPRRQRLQRNGQIWPGYEVIGEIRGNNPYPGSKVKDKAKEIVDDNKEIVANSISEGFEVIGDETSSINQEIRPRRQRLQRNGNIWPGSEVIVDDVQDSVPVDSGTNNMSSYGQKTKPGRQRLKRKEYIWPGSEVIGESGSILTYQKKKLEDLPAKCISLIISLTTPRAASRLALVCPAFRSAADSDSVWEKFLPSDYEGFISNSSLIDKKKKDLYFHLCRNPILFDNNTASFGLEQESGKKCYMAGAKWIYENSGISHRDCEMIPSSAGSRFPEVIELKLMSSLEIEARFGTTIFSPKTNYAAYFVFKFAEFREGPETSPIDFEVYFEGSHNGKKRREFLDPQLSQDRGNRWIEIKMGEFSIENGDEGTVVCRLSEPEPLSKRGTIIFQGIEVRPEYGR
- the LOC102626181 gene encoding putative F-box protein PP2-B12 isoform X26 produces the protein MDKYGQIRGNNPYPGSKVKDKAKEIVDDNKEIVANSISEGFEVIGDETSSINQEIRPRRQRLQRNGNIWPGSEVIVDDVQDSVPVDSGTNNMSSYGQKTKPGRQRLKRKEYIWPGSEVIGESGSILTYQKKKLEDLPAKCISLIISLTTPRAASRLALVCPAFRSAADSDSVWEKFLPSDYEGFISNSSLIDKKKKDLYFHLCRNPILFDNNTASFGLEQESGKKCYMAGAKWIYENSGISHRDCEMIPSSAGSRFPEVIELKLMSSLEIEARFGTTIFSPKTNYAAYFVFKFAEFREGPETSPIDFEVYFEGSHNGKKRREFLDPQLSQDRGNRWIEIKMGEFSIENGDEGTVVCRLSEPEPLSKRGTIIFQGIEVRPEYGR
- the LOC102626181 gene encoding putative F-box protein PP2-B12 isoform X2, translated to MEKLIKQIMNQIREESKEIEEPFQQSPPLINSYNQNTRPRRQRLQRNGQIWPGYEVIGEKTNLGRQRLQRKEKIWPGSEEVIGDGCHVSIRTETKKKLQDIRGNNPYPGSKVKDKAKEIVDDNKEIVANSISEGFEVIGDETSSINQEIRPRRQRLQRNGNIWPGSEVIVDDVQDSVPVDSGTNNMSSYGQKTKPGRQRLKRKEYIWPGSEVIGESGSILTYQKKKLEDLPAKCISLIISLTTPRAASRLALVCPAFRSAADSDSVWEKFLPSDYEGFISNSSLIDKKKKDLYFHLCRNPILFDNNTASFGLEQESGKKCYMAGAKWIYENSGISHRDCEMIPSSAGSRFPEVIELKLMSSLEIEARFGTTIFSPKTNYAAYFVFKFAEFREGPETSPIDFEVYFEGSHNGKKRREFLDPQLSQDRGNRWIEIKMGEFSIENGDEGTVVCRLSEPEPLSKRGTIIFQGIEVRPEYGR
- the LOC102626181 gene encoding putative F-box protein PP2-B12 isoform X4; the encoded protein is MEKLIKQIMNQIREESKEIEEPFQQSPPLINSYNQNTRPRRQRLQRNGQIWPGYEVIGEKTNLGRQRLQRKEKIWPGSEEVIGDGCHVSIRTETKKKLQDIRGNNPYPGSKVKDKAKEIVDDNKEIVTNSISEGFEVIGDETSSINQEIRPRRQRLQRNGNIWPGSEVIVDDVQDSVPVDSGTNNMSSYGQKTKPGRQRLKRKEYIWPGSEVIGESGSILTYQKKKLEDLPAKCISLIISLTTPRAASRLALVCPAFRSAADSDSVWEKFLPSDYEGFISNSSLIDKKKKDLYFHLCRNPILFDNNTASFGLEQESGKKCYMAGAKWIYENSGISHRDCEMIPSSAGSRFPEVIELKLMSSLEIEARFGTTIFSPKTNYAAYFVFKFAEFREGPETSPIDFEVYFEGSHNGKKRREFLDPQLSQDRGNRWIEIKMGEFSIENGDEGTVVCRLSEPEPLSKRGTIIFQGIEVRPEYGR
- the LOC102626181 gene encoding putative F-box protein PP2-B12 isoform X14, which codes for MEKLIKQIMNQIREESKEIEEPFQQSPPLINSYNQNTRPRRQRLQRNGQIWPGYEVIGEKTNLGRQRLQRKEKIWPGSEEVIGDGCHVSIRTETKKKLQDIRGNNPYPGSKVKDKAKEIVDDNKTSSINQEIRPRRQRLQRNGNIWPGSEVIVDDVQDSVPVDSGTNNMSSYGQKTKPGRQRLKRKEYIWPGSEVIGESGSILTYQKKKLEDLPAKCISLIISLTTPRAASRLALVCPAFRSAADSDSVWEKFLPSDYEGFISNSSLIDKKKKDLYFHLCRNPILFDNNTASFGLEQESGKKCYMAGAKWIYENSGISHRDCEMIPSSAGSRFPEVIELKLMSSLEIEARFGTTIFSPKTNYAAYFVFKFAEFREGPETSPIDFEVYFEGSHNGKKRREFLDPQLSQDRGNRWIEIKMGEFSIENGDEGTVVCRLSEPEPLSKRGTIIFQGIEVRPEYGR
- the LOC102626181 gene encoding putative F-box protein PP2-B12 isoform X8, whose amino-acid sequence is MEKLIKQIMNQIREESKEIEEPFQQSPPLNTRPRRQRLQRNGQIWPGYEVIGEKTNLGRQRLQRKEKIWPGSEEVIGDGCHVSIRTETKKKLQDIRGNNPYPGSKVKDKAKEIVDDNKEIVANSISEGFEVIGDETSSINQEIRPRRQRLQRNGNIWPGSEVIVDDVQDSVPVDSGTNNMSSYGQKTKPGRQRLKRKEYIWPGSEVIGESGSILTYQKKKLEDLPAKCISLIISLTTPRAASRLALVCPAFRSAADSDSVWEKFLPSDYEGFISNSSLIDKKKKDLYFHLCRNPILFDNNTASFGLEQESGKKCYMAGAKWIYENSGISHRDCEMIPSSAGSRFPEVIELKLMSSLEIEARFGTTIFSPKTNYAAYFVFKFAEFREGPETSPIDFEVYFEGSHNGKKRREFLDPQLSQDRGNRWIEIKMGEFSIENGDEGTVVCRLSEPEPLSKRGTIIFQGIEVRPEYGR